Sequence from the Vicinamibacteria bacterium genome:
CGCTGTCTCGCTCTGCCTCGGGGTCCTGGAAGTGGGCCTCCGGGCGACGGGCGACCACCTCCCCTCATGGGTCACCGCCCAACGCAGGAACCTGGGCGAGGTACACGCCGATCCCCGCTGGCAGGAGTCGGCGCGCTACGGCCCTCGTTTAGCTAGGTCGGTCCACACCTCCTGCGAGTGGCAGCACGGCGACATCGTGCGGATGGGGTTCTTGCCGCCCGGCCTCGCTCGTCATCCTGCCTACCGCTTCCCGTTCGTCACTGATGAGGAGGGCTTCCGTAACTCCGGAACGGAGCCCACGGCGCCCGTGGTCGCGGCGCTCGGAGACTCCTTCACCGACGCCATGACGCTTCCCGCCGAGCTCAACTGGCCGGCGAGGCTCGGCAGCCTCTTGGGAGTGAGCGTGCGCAACTACGGCACCGCGGGTTTTGGACCCGGGCAAGAGCTGCGCGTGCTGGAGGAGTATGCGCTGCCGCGCCGGCCTCGCTGGGTCGTGGTCGGGTTCTTCGCCGGCAATGACCTGCAGGACGCGGAGAGGTTCGAGAGCTTCGAGCGGGATGGTGGTCCCTTCCCTTCTCCTGCCCAGGGATGGAAGTTCAAAGAAGTGGTGGCGCGCTTCGACGAGCTCTACCTCATGAGTCTGTACGAGGGAGCAGCCGGTCTCCTCCGTGATCGGAACCGAGATCCCGCCGCCCCCGGGCGGCCTCAGGGCTTGGAGGACTACAGCGGGGAAGATCACACGGCCTCGGCGATCACTCAGCCTGGCTTCGACTGCGGTCTCTTTAGCCTACCCGTTGCCGGCCGCACCCTGCAGTTTGCGTTCCTTCCTCCCTACCTGAACTGCCTGAGGCTCTCCCGGGAAGAGCTCCAGGCGTCTCGTGGATGGGAGCTGACCCGCCGCTCTTTCCGAAAGATGGAGCGGCTCGTGCGCTCGCAGGGCGGCGAGCTCATCGTTCTGTTCATCCCGTCCAAGCCCCAGGTCTACTTGCCGCTACTGGAGGCGTCCTTTCCGCGGGCAGACCTACGCCGGGCCCTCCGGTATTGCCTTCGCGACCAACCTCAGCCGCCGGAGGTGGAGGTCATCATGCGCAATCGCTTGGCGCTCAACGACCTGATGCGCAGCTTTTGCGCGGAGGAAGGCATTACGTTCATCGACCTCACCGCGGAGCTGCAGTCGCGCTTGGGAACCGGCCACAACGTGTACTTTCCCGACGATTCGCACTGGAATGCGGCGGGCCACGAAACCGCCGCCGCCACGCTCGCCAAGCGGCTGAGGAGTGAGCGCTTGTAACACGCCCGGGTGCCAGCCGCGTAGAGTCGAGTCCCGGCAAACGAGCGGCGGCTAGGCTCAGCGCACTTGCCGGTCGGGCCGACCTTGGAGTCGCTTGCGGACGCGTCAGGGAACAAGACGCTTCCATCGAGTCAGCCCCTGCCATTTGGGCTCGTTTTCCTTGGGCCGGCGCGGCGGTGATTCCACAGCCGGCGCCGGCTCGTCGCGGCTCCGGCAGGGACACTGGGTGGCTTCGAGGCGGCTGGACTAGCGGTTTCCATCGGGGTCCCCCCGGGTGTTTCAGTCGGCCCGAAGTGGTGTGCGTCCCGGGATCAACTCGGGCGAGGCCCCTTTTTGGAGGGTCTGTGATGAGGGCCTAGAGCCTCAACGACCCGTCCAACTAGGCTGCTCAGTGTCTCAAGGAAGTCTCAGGGATGGCGGGACCAAAATGGCGGCCCCGAGGCCGGGGATCTTCGCGGAGCTGCTCGGTCACGCGTCGTCACGTTAGCCCCGCCCGGCTAAGAAATCTCTTACCTCCGACGCTCCTGGCCTTCGCCCCAGACCTGCCCACGTGACGCGTGAGTCCGAGCGGTGACGATGTCGAAGGGAAGGACGGGAAGAGCACCGGAGGCATGAAGCGAGGAATCGCCGGGTATCGGCGTCCGACCACGTCGTGGACGCCTGGAAAGGGCTCAAGGGCTCTACGCGCGCTGATCCCACTCTGCGGCGCGAAACGCCTTCACCTGCCCCGGCCGAATCGAGCGAAACCCGCGTGTGATCCAGGCGCCGCATTCCCAGGGGCAGGGGCCCATGAACGCCCCGATCCCTAGGAAGGATGCTACGCGTAGCCCGGCTGCGACCACGACGTTGCCGCACTTCTCGCAGGTCCAACGGCCGACTTCTTGAGCCGCCATACGCTAACACCTCATCCGGGCCATGGTCCGCCTTGCCCGTGTCATCCCACGCCGCCTTGCCGCTCTTTCTTGCCCCCTGGCCACGCAAAGCACTTGTGGCCAGCCGCCCCGTCCAGGGCGAGGTCTGTTGCGGGGCCAGGCCGAACTAAGGCCGGGGCGTGCCGGTTGTCACCGCCACGCCCCCAAGGCCGCTATCAGGCGGCCTTGATTTCGATTGTCGTCGGCGTCGCGGCTCGTGGCGTGGGGACCCTTACCTCCAGGATGCCGTTCGTATACTTCGCTTCCACTTGAGCAGCGTCGACACCCTCGGGGAGCGCGACGCTGCGCTGGAAGGAGCCGTACACCGCTTCGCGGACGAAGTAATCCTTGCCCGTGGTGTCGTGGTCAGCCTTGCGCGCGCCCTTAACGGTGAGCACGCTATCCATCAACGACACGCTGACCTCTTTCGGATCCACGCCCGGCAGGGCGAACTGGATAACGTACGTGCCGTCCTGGATCCACCCCTCTGTGGCAGGGAGCCAAGACTCAGCAGGCAGAAGAGCCTCATTTGCGGCGGCCTCGAAAACCCCCGGAAGCAGGCCCTCGACCGGGTGATGGAAATGCAACTGCCGACTAGGTGACCAATGCAACATCGTCTTCATGACTTTCGTCTCCCTCTTTAGTGTTTTGTACTAAGATTAATTTAGCTAAATAGACTTATATCATAGTAGTCAGCTAATAGCAAATCCCAAAGCGAGGAGGGGGGGGCCGGTGGCCCCGAGAGGTCTAGAACGAGAAGTCCCGTTGCACGGGCAAGTTGCAGAGATACTGTGGACCCCCTTTGTGCCTCGCCCCGGCGCGACTCCACCCGCTCACAAACCAGATGGGGGGACTTATGAGGTCGAGGTGGGCCAAAAGCGCACTGATCGCTCCGGTCGACCTTGGAGTCGCCTTGGGGGACGCGCGCGGAGCAAGACGCTTACAGAAACAAGCATCATCGAGTCAGCCCCTGTCCCTTTGGCCCCACTTCCCGGGGTAGGCGCGGCGGTGATGCTACTGCGGGTCCTCTCGTCTCGGCTCAGGCAGGAACATTGGGAGTGTGGACGCGGCTGGACCTGCGGTTCTACCGGGGGTCCGCCAAGTGTTCGGATAGGCCGTAAGTGGTACCCGAGTGCTACCCCGGATTCACGGCCCTGCCAGCAGTGTCTGTAAGACCACATGCTGCTCCAGGAGGGGAAGGCCCGGGCCCGCCCACGCCGTCTCCGCCCTCCCAACTGCCGGAGAAGAGGGCAGCGTCAACCCGAGAAGGAGTCCCCAGTGTGCAGCGGGCAGAACACTGGAAACGACGGCGACACGCTCCGGGAGACCGGTCATTCTCGGAGACTGGTCGGCTGGGATGACATCACCAAGCCCGACTACCCGGGCATCGCAGGCTTGTTTCCGGAGTAACACTGAAGGAGACTGGATCTTCCGGCGATTACCGCCTCCGTTCACCGCGCTCGCGGCCGGCGAGACTCAGCACAGGAGCACGAGTGGCGTGGAACGTCGGACACCGTGACGCGTGGCGGAGACGCAGGCATTGAAAGCACCGTTCCATCTGTTCGGAAAACGCGCTCCGCCGCCGGCGGAGAAGCCCCTGCGCGACGAGCTGCTGAGCATCGAACGTCTGGAAGAGAGGGCCAGGGCTCTCGCGGCCCGGTTCACCCTCGACCCCACCCCCCGGCGCGCGTCGCGCAACGTCCTGCCCCGCTTCGACGACAACGCCCGCGTCCTGCGCGAGGCCTACGTCACGATGGCGGACGACGTCCACCGGGGAGAGTTCGTCACCCCCGCTGCGGAATGGCTTCTCGACAACTTCCATCTCGTGGCGTCCGAGGTCTTGAACGTGCGCCGGAACCTTCCGCCCGGCTACTACCGCGAGCTACCCAAGCTCGCCTTGCGGGAGCTCGCGGGCGACGCCCGGGTCTACGCACTGGCGGTGGAGCTCATCCGCCACAGCGACAGTCGTCTGGACCGACAGCAGCTCGTGCGCTTCTTGAACAGCTACCAGGCCGTAGCCCCACTGACTATCGGCGAGCTGTGGGCCTGGCCGAGCATGCTGAAACTAGCCCTTATCGAGAACCTGCGGCGGCTCGCAGAGGAAACGCTCGAAGCCCGGGAGGCCGTCCGCGCCGCCAACGCCTACGTGGCCCGGATCGACGCCGCCGGCCAAGGGAAGCTTGCGCCGTTACCAAAGCCGTTCCACACCGCCTATGTCGTTCAGCTCCTGCAACGCCTGCGCGAGTACGGCCCCCGCCTTTCCACCGTCCGCGCGGCCGTTGACGCCCACCTTTCCGCCCAGCAGATGACCTCCGAGGACGCGATCCGGAGCGAGCATCAGCGCCAAGCCGCGGCCCAGGTCTCGGTGGCGAACGCCATCACGAGCCTTCGTCTCTGCTCCACCCTCGACTGGAGCCAGTATTTCGAGGCCGTCAGCCTGATCGAGCAAGTGCTGCAGCGCGACCCCGCCGGTGCGTATCCCGGCATGGACTTCCTGAGCCGCGACCGCTATCGCCAGGCCGTGGAGGAGCTGTCCGAGCCCACAGGAGAGGCACAGATGCGGGTGGCTCTGCGGGCGGTCGAGAGCGCTCGCCAGGCCGCGGAGAGCGGACAGGCAGCGGACATCGCCGCCCACGTCGGCCACCACCTCATCGGCAGGGGCCGGCGCGACCTCGAGCTGGACATCGCCTACCGTCCACGTTTCCGCCGCCGGGCGCGCCGTTTCCTCTTCGCGCAGGCGACCGCTGTCTACCTCGGGTTGATCGGTCTCGTGACGGCCCTCCTGCTGAGCCTCGGGATCAGCTACGTTCATGGACAGGGTGGATCGCCCTGGGTGTCGGCGGGCGCCGCGCTTCCTCTGTTACTGCTGGCCAGCGAGGTGGCCATCGCCTTCGTCCAGCGCTTAGCCGCTCGTTGGGCACCGCCGCGACGCCTTCCCCGCCTCGACTTCCCGGCCGGGATTCCCGAGAACGCGCAGACCATTGTGGTCGTGCCCACGCTCCTCACGAGCGTCCCCACGGTGACCGGGCTTATCGAGCACATCGAGGTGCTGGCACTCGGGAACCTCGACCCGCGCATCCATTTCGCACTCCTCAGCGACTTTGCTGACGCCCCCGCGCGCGAGATGCCGGAGGACGAAGCGATCCTCTCCGCGGCCCGGGCCGGGATCGACGGTCTGAATGCCCGGTTCGGCGAAGAGCGCAGCGGCCGCTTTTTCCTGTTTCATCGCGTGCGGCAGTGGAACCCGAAGGAGAGCGTGTGGATGGGCTGGGAGCGCAAGCGCGGGAAGCTCGAGGAGTTTAACGCCTTGCTGCGCGGGGCCACAGACACGAGCTTCTCTGTGCAGGTCGGTGACGTGGGGATCCTGCCCAGCGTCCGTTACTGCCTCACCCTCGACTCCGACACACGCCTACCGCGGGACGCCGCGAAGAAGCTGGTCGGCATCATCGCCCATCCCTTGAACCGTCCCCGCTTCGACGCCCGTCTCGGCCGCGTGACCGAGGGCTACGGGATTCTGCAGCCCCGGGTCAGCGTGACGATGGCGAGCGCTGCCGGGTCGCTCTTCGCCCGCCTCTACGCCGGCCACACCGGCGTCGACCCCTATACCACCGCGGTGTCGGACACCTACCAGGACCTCTTCGGCGAAGGGATCTTCACAGGCAAGGGGCTTTACGATGTAGACGCCTTTATGGCCGCCCTCGATGGGCGCGTGCCCGAGAACGCGCTTCTCTCCCACGACCTCTTCGAAGGGGTCTACGCCCGCACCGCGCTCGTCACTGACGTGGAGGTGGTCGACGACTACCCCGCGAGCGTCCTCGTGCATGCGCGGCGTCAGCACCGCTGGGTGCGTGGCGATTGGCAGATCCTCCGGTGGCTGTTCCCTTGGGTTCCAAGCCGCTCGGGCCTGACGCGCAACCGCCTCCCCCTCATTTCCCGGTGGAAGATCTTCGACAACCTGAGGCGCAGCCTCGTGGCTCCCGCGACCGTTGTCTTGCTCCTTATGGCCTGGGTGCTCCTGCCCGGAAGCCCGACGGTCTGGACGGCCGCCATCCTGGCCGCCATCGCTTTTCCAATTTATCCCCTGCTCCTGGAAATGGCCTCCGGCCCCCGGCTACAACAGCCCTGGCGCGTCTTCCTGCGCGCTCTTCTTGAAGACGGCAAGACCACCCTCGCCCAGATATCGCTGCAGGTGACGTTTCTAGCCAACCAGGCCTACGAGAGGGCCCACGCGATCGTCCTCACCCTCTTCCGTCTCGGGGCGACCCAGCGGCGGCTGCTGGAATGGGAGACCGCCGCCGCCAGCGCGGCCCGAGGGGACGGCTTGGCGAGGCGAACAAGCAG
This genomic interval carries:
- a CDS encoding SGNH/GDSL hydrolase family protein — protein: MPVEVEPGFERAEGPSAPRWAGWLLALGQCLLALSLIRDWLYVGTYRLYLDKRLEPGTSVPALARQRFEIRGGRVEPQILSSEDERLAFPVDFPWPSRLRLRAVPSVQATVEIAIVEQGIRRTLYRRTLSEAAEIAQPLPPTTGLLELANQGELRLSDPRVVTEPVMPPRLLGLLALVVLAGVRAGRPPPHAHTPAPWARSALLGGLTAAIAVSLCLGVLEVGLRATGDHLPSWVTAQRRNLGEVHADPRWQESARYGPRLARSVHTSCEWQHGDIVRMGFLPPGLARHPAYRFPFVTDEEGFRNSGTEPTAPVVAALGDSFTDAMTLPAELNWPARLGSLLGVSVRNYGTAGFGPGQELRVLEEYALPRRPRWVVVGFFAGNDLQDAERFESFERDGGPFPSPAQGWKFKEVVARFDELYLMSLYEGAAGLLRDRNRDPAAPGRPQGLEDYSGEDHTASAITQPGFDCGLFSLPVAGRTLQFAFLPPYLNCLRLSREELQASRGWELTRRSFRKMERLVRSQGGELIVLFIPSKPQVYLPLLEASFPRADLRRALRYCLRDQPQPPEVEVIMRNRLALNDLMRSFCAEEGITFIDLTAELQSRLGTGHNVYFPDDSHWNAAGHETAAATLAKRLRSERL
- a CDS encoding Hsp20/alpha crystallin family protein — encoded protein: MKTMLHWSPSRQLHFHHPVEGLLPGVFEAAANEALLPAESWLPATEGWIQDGTYVIQFALPGVDPKEVSVSLMDSVLTVKGARKADHDTTGKDYFVREAVYGSFQRSVALPEGVDAAQVEAKYTNGILEVRVPTPRAATPTTIEIKAA